CTCGCTGCTCGAACAGGTGCGAGCGCAGGACCCCGACCGCGTGCTCGTCGGTGGGAGCCTGCCGCCGGGGCTGTCCCCCGAGGCCATCGACCGTATCGCGGCCGGCGGCGACTGGGAAACCGTCGTCGACACCGGTGGCGATGTCCTCCGAGAACTCGACGCCCAGTACGGACTCTGTAAACCGAACCGGGCCGAACTCGGCGACGCGACCGGGGCCGATGTCTCCTCCGTCGAGGGATGTGCAGACGCGGCAGACACGTTCCGAGAGCATGGTTTCGACCGCGTTCTGGCTTCTCTCGGTGCGGACGGTGCAGTTCTCGTTGGCGATGCGGGCCGACTGTACGCGGAAGCGCTCGACATCGACGTGGTCGACACCGTCGGCGCTGGCGACGCGCTCCTCTCAGGCGTGTTGAGTGCTTGGGAGGCTGGGGCGGACGACGAGACGGCGCTGCGGACCGGCGTGGCCGTCTCCGCGCAGGTCGTCCAGCGGGCCGGCACGGCCGTCCCCGACTTAGATGACATCGACTCGCTCCGAGACGGCGTGACGGTGCGGCGGCTGTAGCGACTGGAAACTCTTTTCCCAGAAATAGAGGAACCCGAGATAGCTCGGGCCGGTCAGAACTTTTCGAGGTAGTCGTCGACGAACGCGCGTACGTCGGTCAGCGACGGCTGGTCGGCGGTCCGGACGAAGTAGCCGGCGACGGCGTTGCCGACGACGACGGCGGCCGCCGGCGGGAGGCCGGCGATGCGAGCGAGGCCCAGCCCGGCGTTGAAGTGGTCGCCGGAACTGGTCGTCAGCTCCGGGTCCGAGACGGCGGGGACAGCCACGCTGTCGGTTCCGTCGGCGGTGACGACGACCGAGCGTTCGACGCCGTGGCCGACGAACCACGTCGGCGACAGTGCCTCAAACACCGCCTCGGCGTCCTCGGCGAAGGACCGCTCGGCCTCGCCGGCGTAGGCGTCCGCCAGAACGCCTGTTTCGGCCCGGTTCGAAGAGACCACCACGTCGGTCACCTCGTCCAGCCGGCCGATGGCCTCCCGGCCGGCGCGCAGGCGGTCGGCGTCGAGCTTTCGCACGTCGCCGGGGTCGACGAGCACCGTCTCCGGCGGGTCGTCGATGTCGCTCCAGAGAGACCCCAGACCGTCGAAGATGGACGGCAGGTCCGGCGTCTCCGACCAGTAGCCGGTCCCTAACAGGCTCGCACCGTCAAGCTTCTCGGCCAGTCGGTCGTGGCCGAAGGTCGCGTCGAGTTCGGCCCAGTCCAGCGACATCGTGTCGCCGATCTCGGTGAGCATCAGCTTCCCGTCGTCGAACTCGACGGCGTCGGTGACGCCGGGTTCGCCCAGCGAATGGAGTTCGTAGTCGCCGAACTCCCTCTCGAAGGCGTCGCGGACTGGGTCGCCGTACATCCCGACCATCACCGGGTCGAACGACCAGCCGCCGAAGGCC
The Haloarcula sp. CBA1129 genome window above contains:
- the pfkB gene encoding 1-phosphofructokinase, translated to MIVTVTYNPAVDQTIQFDEQMAPDRVMRADKAQFDAGGKGINAAQLFTAMDRPCVATGLLGGFTGSFIRDTLEDDGVETAFVEVDGTTRLNTTAIAAAEEYKLNQAGPTVDESVVDSLLEQVRAQDPDRVLVGGSLPPGLSPEAIDRIAAGGDWETVVDTGGDVLRELDAQYGLCKPNRAELGDATGADVSSVEGCADAADTFREHGFDRVLASLGADGAVLVGDAGRLYAEALDIDVVDTVGAGDALLSGVLSAWEAGADDETALRTGVAVSAQVVQRAGTAVPDLDDIDSLRDGVTVRRL